In the Bifidobacterium catenulatum PV20-2 genome, one interval contains:
- a CDS encoding serine/threonine-protein kinase — protein MEAMDGTPPQIPGYAFAQKLGSGSEANVYLYQQLSPSRQVAIKVSRGTLDLRAAARFRSEANFMGKISSHPYILSVHESGVTTTGNGYTVFEYAPGGNYKTFLESNRLSADQMLTVGINLASALFTAHREGIIHRDIKPSNILINAHGMPMLSDFGIAGTIYGRPGIGYTIAWAPPEVLAKNGGGNESSDIYSLGATLSAMLTGQSPYEYGYSAALGATRGKNRGALLRNIILTNPLPKLNRPDIPQQVERILRKALNKTPEDRYYSAYDFARDMQRAQQELYGHATPTTVEGEPPFPQNLYTQAQTNVQVSPTAPKQRSTWAKPLAIVVSVVVAIAAVALVFTYAIMPNMDSASDNSSVQIKNPGTRDQENDSPDSAITTGSVPSVENLTGSYSADGSSVQFTWVNPDPQDGDSYVWSLVGDAGVDSNAQGTTTTDTHISIEPANGSQTCIQVSLIRTDRQMSQNPTIACAAKP, from the coding sequence ATGGAAGCCATGGACGGCACTCCCCCTCAAATCCCTGGGTACGCATTCGCCCAGAAGTTGGGTTCAGGTTCCGAAGCGAATGTGTACTTGTACCAGCAGCTTTCCCCCAGCCGTCAGGTGGCCATCAAAGTCAGCAGGGGAACGCTCGACCTGCGCGCGGCAGCAAGATTCCGTTCCGAGGCGAACTTCATGGGCAAGATCTCATCACACCCTTACATTCTTTCGGTGCACGAAAGCGGAGTCACCACCACAGGCAACGGCTATACCGTGTTCGAATACGCTCCGGGAGGCAATTACAAGACCTTCCTGGAATCCAACCGTCTCAGCGCAGACCAGATGCTCACCGTCGGCATCAATCTGGCAAGCGCCCTTTTCACGGCGCACCGCGAAGGCATTATCCACCGCGACATCAAGCCCAGCAATATTCTTATCAACGCGCATGGCATGCCCATGCTTTCCGATTTCGGCATCGCGGGAACGATTTACGGGCGCCCCGGCATCGGCTACACCATCGCGTGGGCTCCGCCGGAAGTGCTTGCGAAGAACGGCGGAGGCAACGAATCCTCTGACATCTATTCTCTGGGGGCGACGCTGTCCGCCATGCTGACGGGCCAGTCGCCGTACGAATACGGCTATTCCGCAGCTCTTGGCGCAACCCGAGGCAAAAATCGCGGCGCTCTGCTGCGGAACATCATTCTCACCAATCCGCTGCCCAAGCTCAACAGGCCGGATATTCCCCAGCAAGTGGAGCGGATCCTGCGTAAGGCGTTGAATAAAACTCCGGAGGACCGATATTATTCCGCATACGATTTCGCACGTGATATGCAGCGTGCGCAGCAGGAATTGTATGGCCATGCCACGCCGACCACAGTTGAGGGGGAACCGCCGTTCCCGCAGAACCTGTACACGCAGGCGCAGACGAACGTTCAGGTTTCGCCGACTGCCCCAAAGCAGCGCAGCACTTGGGCCAAGCCTCTTGCGATCGTTGTTTCGGTGGTCGTCGCGATTGCAGCCGTCGCGCTGGTGTTCACGTATGCGATCATGCCGAATATGGATTCCGCTTCCGACAACAGCAGCGTGCAGATCAAGAATCCAGGAACACGCGATCAGGAGAACGATTCACCGGATTCGGCTATCACCACCGGCAGTGTGCCCAGTGTCGAGAATCTGACCGGGTCATATTCCGCCGATGGCAGCAGCGTGCAGTTCACTTGGGTGAACCCCGACCCTCAGGATGGGGATTCGTACGTGTGGTCACTGGTCGGCGATGCCGGCGTCGATTCGAACGCCCAGGGAACCACCACCACCGACACTCATATCAGTATCGAACCCGCCAACGGCTCGCAGACCTGCATTCAGGTGAGCCTCATCCGGACCGACCGTCAGATGTCGCAGAATCCTACGATAGCGTGCGCAGCTAAACCATAA
- a CDS encoding PD-(D/E)XK nuclease family protein, with product MMDLEDLAHVTLVAGAPRSGKTEFALDMLIAAMKLYGDANAVMTVSGRQIADMLGDRAIRELSVVSQARPVTTLSAIAFRLLTAARSAQGKPLPKLLNGAEQDVIIRKVLASHVEHRQHGDECAICDLLRVYFAVSEWSGLVADDSTDAFASQLRDMLARMNEIGAKPELEDMLIARAASRNGELDARRERLRTQWRLAFALREEYNAAIRAAYSGEYRLDASQLMIDATEAVPDIWDADIPDMLIVDDFQDATLAGFALLEALHNRGTRLLLVGNPDEAVQTFRGSYPEYLFDEAQARMGARLERVENLYAACENDSAQTMQNASNRQNAHDDYRTLVATRVSLSIASMEPTDVPLPERPGKMRNIPGAMPIEVLSSGNTDARITPADGSVETALYRSASEELDDVVWKIKTEHLQRSREWNDMAVIAHDNATVRTFGERLRADGVPVRYSSVTRPLKDEPFVQGLFALIELAELKKRTIAASGMDPQSAGSYIRSRVALIMASPLITVGGDKRHEGRPARLASVESAMHALASLAEIVDDDEIRAQDSANMAKTDVERQSSLPRLMADWHEYMAKYHAIADDGQHDGDHDDPVFDMDALYVLLLEGNADRVIDTISSVTGSDPHVKAFASLWKVLDKTCEAERKLVLREPQYVLDCAWRACGKAEIWQRVALENSAAGRAANDRLDAAMRLFDYASGGESSGEFAAHTIEAFMEQVRSLTIEADSLAHTAPIDQAVTLTTPAGAAGRHWNLVFLPSLQQGQWPNLTPRNTLFGGEELADVMLHGELSDTVITSAGKRDAQLAAVLASEQKSFLVALTRADERAVMSAVLNDDHVPSDFLYGYVPEWFDRDRDADMERREYAAIGSQGDYAGLESDPRGLIAAARSVLAMEPPDSPKARDAAATLALLSSRGIRAANPDCWPFVEEPVSSAARKTIQDGKTRQSDVVTLSPSAVDDLWACPVCWMLENRFSGPRMGSAATSFGSLIHMVAQKATEAGLDMPEQHTAISDMDNIDAITEQMYAEYERLRGDLNGITDPAQRYQALKKDKKARDALRNIATYFVQSNHGDYPIKNNDAFSVGKLTKVEPELKFTAKFDFDDILAAYNAMDGIHAISRNELIAIMGTLVGGWPQTGMSEHLTVRLTGRIDRLERRDMADGTQQVRLIDYKTGASPNGEGLFNDLQLVCYQLGLVFPEGSGLRGAQAVAAAPNITQSALFHVADHAFPAPHGNTAAESHMQQSLFANGSLNTGAFVPRYYVKQLDKDFHDGLDEMIPPLEVSDEHWSEFVGLRDTMAVWSLTMIARVFYAAAASRASEITARPTLEHMKYCRNTAVCPACAGEQNTVFDRRTA from the coding sequence ATGATGGATTTGGAAGATCTGGCTCACGTCACGTTGGTTGCGGGAGCGCCACGCAGTGGAAAAACCGAGTTTGCGTTGGACATGCTGATCGCCGCGATGAAGCTGTATGGTGATGCGAATGCCGTGATGACGGTGTCCGGCAGACAGATCGCCGACATGTTGGGCGATCGCGCGATCCGTGAATTGTCTGTGGTTTCGCAGGCTCGACCGGTCACCACATTGTCGGCCATCGCATTCCGCCTGCTGACGGCCGCAAGATCCGCACAGGGCAAACCGTTGCCGAAACTGTTGAACGGCGCCGAACAGGATGTGATCATCCGCAAGGTGCTTGCATCACATGTGGAACATAGGCAGCATGGCGACGAGTGCGCTATCTGCGATCTGCTGCGCGTATATTTCGCTGTTTCCGAATGGTCCGGACTGGTGGCCGACGATTCCACCGACGCATTCGCCAGCCAATTGCGAGACATGCTTGCGCGCATGAATGAAATCGGTGCGAAACCGGAGCTTGAAGACATGCTCATCGCCCGTGCGGCCAGCAGGAATGGCGAGCTTGACGCGCGTCGTGAACGCCTGCGTACCCAGTGGCGTCTCGCTTTCGCGCTGCGTGAGGAATACAATGCGGCGATTCGCGCAGCCTATTCCGGCGAATACCGTCTTGATGCGTCACAACTGATGATCGACGCTACCGAGGCCGTGCCTGACATATGGGATGCCGATATTCCAGACATGCTGATCGTCGACGATTTCCAGGATGCGACGTTGGCTGGTTTCGCTCTGCTTGAGGCTTTGCATAATCGCGGGACGCGTCTGCTGTTGGTGGGCAATCCCGACGAAGCCGTGCAGACGTTCCGTGGATCGTATCCGGAATATCTGTTCGACGAGGCACAGGCGCGCATGGGAGCGCGATTGGAGCGCGTCGAAAACCTGTATGCTGCATGCGAAAACGATAGTGCGCAAACCATGCAAAACGCGTCGAACAGGCAAAACGCGCATGACGACTATCGGACGCTTGTCGCGACCCGCGTAAGCCTGTCGATTGCAAGCATGGAACCGACTGACGTGCCCCTGCCTGAGCGTCCGGGCAAAATGCGGAACATACCGGGCGCGATGCCTATCGAAGTGTTGTCGTCCGGCAATACGGATGCTCGCATCACGCCCGCTGATGGCAGCGTGGAAACAGCTCTGTACCGTTCCGCATCCGAAGAGCTCGACGACGTGGTGTGGAAGATCAAAACCGAGCATTTGCAGCGTTCCCGCGAATGGAACGACATGGCTGTGATTGCACACGACAATGCCACCGTACGCACGTTTGGCGAGCGTTTGCGTGCCGACGGCGTTCCCGTGCGCTATTCGAGCGTGACACGACCGTTGAAGGATGAACCGTTCGTGCAAGGCCTGTTCGCGCTGATCGAATTGGCGGAATTGAAGAAGCGGACGATCGCGGCTTCGGGCATGGATCCGCAGTCGGCCGGATCCTATATTCGCTCACGTGTGGCGTTGATCATGGCATCCCCACTGATTACGGTCGGCGGCGACAAGCGGCATGAAGGGCGTCCGGCCCGTCTCGCGTCCGTGGAATCCGCGATGCATGCGTTGGCTTCGCTCGCTGAGATTGTGGACGATGATGAGATTCGCGCGCAGGATTCTGCGAACATGGCGAAGACGGACGTTGAACGGCAATCGTCGCTGCCGCGTTTGATGGCGGATTGGCATGAATACATGGCGAAATACCATGCGATTGCCGACGATGGTCAACATGATGGAGACCATGATGATCCCGTATTCGATATGGACGCGCTGTACGTGCTTCTTCTGGAAGGAAACGCCGATCGTGTGATCGACACGATCTCCTCCGTGACGGGTTCGGATCCACATGTCAAGGCTTTCGCGTCATTGTGGAAGGTGCTTGACAAAACGTGCGAGGCGGAACGCAAGCTGGTTTTGCGCGAACCGCAATACGTATTGGATTGCGCATGGCGTGCCTGTGGAAAAGCGGAAATCTGGCAGCGCGTAGCCTTGGAAAATTCGGCGGCCGGCCGTGCCGCAAACGACCGACTTGATGCGGCGATGCGCTTGTTCGACTACGCTTCCGGCGGCGAATCAAGCGGCGAGTTCGCCGCGCACACCATCGAAGCGTTCATGGAACAGGTGCGCTCGCTGACCATCGAGGCGGATTCGTTGGCGCATACCGCGCCCATCGACCAGGCGGTGACGCTGACCACGCCCGCGGGCGCGGCGGGAAGGCATTGGAACCTGGTGTTTCTGCCGTCCTTGCAGCAAGGGCAATGGCCGAATCTTACGCCACGCAACACATTGTTCGGCGGTGAGGAACTCGCCGATGTGATGTTGCATGGCGAACTGTCCGATACCGTCATCACTTCGGCGGGCAAGCGGGATGCGCAATTGGCTGCCGTGCTCGCATCCGAGCAGAAAAGCTTCCTGGTGGCATTGACCCGTGCCGATGAGCGTGCGGTGATGAGCGCCGTGCTGAACGACGACCACGTGCCATCTGATTTTCTGTACGGATATGTGCCGGAATGGTTTGACCGCGATAGAGACGCCGATATGGAACGGCGCGAATATGCGGCGATCGGCAGTCAGGGCGATTATGCGGGACTTGAATCCGATCCCCGTGGTTTGATCGCGGCCGCGCGAAGTGTGCTTGCGATGGAACCGCCGGACAGCCCGAAGGCGCGTGACGCCGCTGCAACATTGGCATTGCTGTCCTCGCGAGGCATTAGGGCGGCTAATCCCGATTGTTGGCCGTTCGTGGAGGAACCTGTTTCGTCCGCTGCGCGGAAAACGATTCAGGATGGCAAGACACGGCAATCCGACGTGGTAACCCTGTCTCCGTCCGCGGTGGACGATCTGTGGGCGTGCCCGGTGTGCTGGATGCTTGAAAACCGTTTCTCCGGCCCGCGCATGGGCAGCGCCGCCACGAGTTTCGGTTCGCTGATCCACATGGTGGCGCAGAAGGCCACCGAAGCCGGACTTGACATGCCGGAACAGCACACCGCCATCAGCGATATGGACAACATCGACGCGATCACCGAGCAAATGTATGCCGAATATGAGCGTCTACGCGGCGATCTGAACGGTATCACCGATCCCGCGCAACGATATCAGGCATTGAAAAAAGATAAAAAGGCGCGAGATGCGTTGCGTAACATTGCCACGTATTTCGTGCAATCGAATCATGGTGATTATCCAATCAAAAACAATGATGCGTTCAGCGTTGGAAAACTTACGAAAGTCGAACCTGAACTGAAATTCACCGCAAAATTCGATTTCGACGATATTCTCGCCGCCTACAATGCGATGGACGGTATTCATGCGATTTCACGAAACGAATTGATCGCCATTATGGGAACGTTGGTCGGAGGATGGCCTCAAACAGGCATGAGCGAGCATCTCACCGTGCGCTTGACCGGCAGAATTGACCGTTTGGAACGCCGTGACATGGCGGACGGTACGCAGCAAGTGCGTCTGATCGACTACAAAACCGGTGCAAGTCCGAACGGCGAAGGCCTGTTCAACGATCTGCAGCTCGTCTGCTACCAACTGGGACTCGTGTTCCCCGAAGGAAGCGGCCTGCGTGGGGCACAGGCGGTGGCTGCGGCGCCGAACATCACGCAAAGCGCGCTGTTTCACGTAGCGGATCATGCATTCCCGGCACCACATGGCAACACCGCCGCCGAATCGCATATGCAGCAGTCGTTGTTTGCGAACGGAAGCCTGAATACGGGCGCATTCGTGCCGCGCTACTACGTCAAACAACTCGATAAGGATTTCCATGACGGACTTGACGAGATGATTCCACCGCTGGAAGTGAGCGACGAGCATTGGAGTGAGTTCGTCGGTTTGCGAGACACCATGGCGGTATGGTCCCTCACCATGATCGCCAGAGTCTTCTACGCTGCCGCAGCCAGCAGGGCAAGCGAAATTACGGCAAGACCAACATTGGAACATATGAAATATTGCAGGAACACTGCGGTCTGCCCGGCCTGCGCGGGCGAACAGAACACCGTATTCGACAGGAGAACGGCATGA